In the genome of Metabacillus litoralis, the window CAAGCTGATAGTCCGAACGCGGAAGGTAAGCTCTTGCGCCGATGGTAGTTGGGGGTTTCCCCCTGTGAGAGTAGGACGTCGCCAAGTAATAGGAAGAAGATCAGTAGAGATACTGGTCTTTTTTTATAGAATTAAGTGGTGGAAAAATTGAAGATTTGAAATTGAGAAGTAGAAGACTAAATAAGTCAACAAGCCAAAAACAACCCCCGAATAGTCAACTTATAGTGTCTACTATTCGGGGGTAATTGAAAGGGCTGCGTATTTTTATATTAACTATTTAAAGAATGTCAATGTCAGCAACTAAAGCAACAAGGACTTGTAATAGAGCTTGAAGAGAGACTGCAACATCTGTATCAGTAGTTGTAATATTTACATTTCTAGAGTTTTTAATAACTAGGTTTTGTTTATTTAATTGCTTAATATCAGCTTCCTGCAGTAGTTGGTGAGTGATCTTTTCTGCTTGGTCGCTATCAGCAATTGTTAGGTTAACAACTAGAGCGATAGCAGCTTGAATAGCAACCTGTAAAGAAGCAGCAACTTGAGTATCAGTTGAAGATACTTCAATCTCACAAGAGTCTCTTATAATAATTGCTTCAGAAGAGATTTGTTCTGTTTCATTTATTTGATTACTACCTTGAGAACCTGTTTTATCGTCTTCAACGAAGAAATTATTTACATCTAACACCTCTTGGTAAGAATCATTGTTTGTTGACTGACATGATTTCGAGTTTAATTTAGCCCATTTATACGGTTTTGCTAGCATGATCTTAATTCCTCCTTTCGGTGTAATACCATTAGATGTCTTATAGGATATTTTGTGTAGTGTAAGTATCTTGATGATTTAGCCCTTTTAGCTTTTTCGGTAAAGTTCTAAATCTATAAGGAGAATTACCTTGAAATGAATAATTAAGGGAAAACAAGTTTTGAGGAAAACAAAGAATGATGAATAAATTAACTCAACCTAATTACCTGACCAGATGAATTTCAAAAAAATCGCACCTATCTTAAAAGAATACGAGCAAAGACTTGGAGTCTAAGCTCGTATATACACTTAAGCAGTGAAATTGCCATCATAACTTAGCATAACTGCCGATTTAACTGATTCCATATCAGAAATATTATTAATAAATCCTAAATCAGACTCTTTCACGCGAATTTCGTACGTAATTTCAAAGTCATCACCAGGCATAACAGATTTAGATTTAATGGTATGCTTTTGTGAGCTTTCTGCCACGACATGTTCAATTGAATTTTCAATAGATATATCATTATATTTCACGATTAAAAGGTAAGGATTTTCAATTTTAATTTTATTAACAAAAATAAGTAATACAGCTCCAATTAAGATCGAGCCAATAATAACTAGAGGAATAAAGCCTGCGCCACATAGGATACCAGCAACAATTGCCCAGAAAATATACACAATATCCATAGGATCTTTAATAGGTGTTCTAAAACGTACAATCGATAACGCACCAACCATACCAAGAGATAATAGAACGTTTGATGAAATCCCCATGATAATTAAAGCTGTAGCCATCGACATAACAATTAGCGAAATATTAAATGTGTGTGAGTAAATAACACCAGAGAATGTTTTCTTATACACCCAATATATAAAGAGTCCTACAGCAAATGCCACAAGTAACCCGATCAGTGAATCTACTACTGAGAAACTGCTTGTTTTTTCTAAAATGCTAGATTTGAAGATATCATTAAAGTTTAAGTTTTCCATTTTATATTTCCTCCAAGGTGCAATTCTTCTTTTTAATTTATTTATCTATTTCAGCCGTACATTCTACAAATTTGATATTTCGAGTAAGCGCCTGCTCTTAAGTTGCTTACTTGAAGCAAATGTTTGATCATACTTGGCAAATATTCATCAAATTTGACTTCGAGAACGACAATATCAGGATTTGTATCGATCATCGCCAAATCTGGGTTAAGAACATCATTGTTTCGAAAGCTCGTTCGAATAGAGCTATCAAAGGTAATGCGAACATTTCCATGTTTATAAATGAACACCTCCCTTTCATAATCAACAACGGTTACTGGTTTTAACTGAAATAGATTCATTTGATGGTATAACTCTTGTATGAGTGATCTTGAATCATGTTCCATCCAACTAATGTCTCCAAACCGTATTTGTTCATATTCCTCAGCCGTTATTCGGCATTTTTGTTTGAAAGTAAGGTTGTTACGTTTGCTTTTTTTTTCTAAATTCAAGTAGCTTATATTAAAGTCGTATAATCTAACGCGAAATTTATCACGTTCGTAGTAACCTTCTTTTTTCTGATTTAACACTTTATTTTCGAAGTTATCAAAATAAACACTTCGTATTAAATATTTTCCATCACGATTAGCGTGAGGATCTACTTCCATATAATGTTTAAGTTTATTCCGAAGCAGGTAGCATTCCATTTGGGTCATTTCATGCTTTAGTTCTCTTCGGCCTTTTGTTCCGTTTAAGTTCATAGCCTTCATGATTCATGTCTCCTTTTCTCAACTTCCTTGAAACCCATTATTAAGGACGAACCTTAAACAAACCTTAAAAGCTTTAAATTTTATAAAAAATGTTTTTTAAATATATGAAGTTTGAGAATTAGACAGGTGTCTGGTCTTATCTGACAGGGCTTAGAAAAATAAAACAGGCTATCAAGATAATGATAGCCTGTTAAAATACTTTGTTTACTTTTTGGGTAATTTCACGATAAAAGTTGTACCGTTATGCTGGTTTTCACTAACACTAATTGTGCCGTTATGTTGTGTGACAATCCATTGAGCAATGGAAAGACCGAGTCCGGAGCCGCCAGTTTCCCTCGATCGTGCTCGGTCTTCACGATAAAAACGATCAAATATATATTTCATGTTTTGTTTATCAATTCCGATACCTGTGTCAGTCACCTCAATTACGACTTTGTGATCCTCATTATAGGTTTTTACTCCAATGCTATCCCTCTCAGAAGTGTATTTTAGTGCATTATCAAGTAAGATAACTAAGAGCTGATGAAGGCGTTGCTCATCTGCTTCTATTTCAATTTTACTATTTAACTTTAGCCACACATGTTTTTCTTGAGACTCAGCAATGTCCATATAAGGATTGCAGACCTTTTTAATAAAATTGTCTATGCTAACAGAATGCTTATTAAGCTGTGATTCTGCTGAATCAGCTCTTGCTAATGTTAGAAGATCAGATGTTAGCTTTGATAATCTTCTAGTCTCTGAAAGACTAAGGGCTATGTTTTCAAACTTATTCATAATTTTTTCATGTGGGGCTGTAAGCAATAGCTCTAGTTTGTTTTGAATAATTGTAAGTGGTGTTCTTAACTCATGTGATGCATTCTCAACAAACTCTGCTTGCTTGTTCCAGGACTTAATTATTGGCTTCATCATTCTTTTTGAAAGAATATAACTAGCTGAGATTGATAGAATGATGAAAATAGAAGAACAAATAATAATTAAGTTCCCAAAATTGGCTAAAATAGTTTGTTCTGGATCTGTATTAATTAAGAGCTGTACATACTCAACATCGTCACCCTCAGTCTGATCTTCAAAAACAATAGATCGAAAGTTGTAAAGATCATTAATGGTCATATTTGTGATTACATTTACATTTTCTTTATCAAGCTCATACTCCTGAAAATAACTTTCATAAATGGTTGTTCCAATTTCATTTTGATTTACGATCTCACCCTCATTATTCCAATGTAGCATCATAATTCTTGGGTTTGGATTATTGGGACCCTTTCTATCATTAGGATTTTGTGGACCATCATCATCCTCAAAGCGAGGGGGGCGTGCTTCTTCATTTGGAAGATCATCGCTCACTTTTTCTTTAAATGCTAAAAGTTCCTCGTCTGTTTTTGTAAAAAGGGTGCTTTTTACCTGACTAAAAATAATAACACCAAAAATAGTGAAAATCACCGTGAATGAAATGAAGCTAAAAATCATGAACTTTAGCTGTTCTTTTCTAAAAACCTTTTGTTTACCCAAGATCATCACCACTGTCGGATAACATGTAGCCTAATCCACGAAAAGTTTTAATGTATTGATCATAGTTATATTTTTTTAATGTTTTTCTTAAGTTGCTTGCATAAACCTCAACAACTGTTGTTGAAGTATCGGATTCAAATCCCCAAATTCGGTCGAAAATCTGTTCTTTTGTTAATATCGTGTTTTTATTATTGATGAAGTATTCAAGTAAATCAAACTGCTTGCCGTTTAACTTAACAAGTTCTTCGCCTATAGAAGCTGTTTTATATTTTAGGTTTATTTTTAATTCTTTGAAGGAAATGACATTTTCTTTTAAATCTCCGCCAGATCTTCTAACAATAGCTTCTAATC includes:
- a CDS encoding sensor histidine kinase — its product is MGKQKVFRKEQLKFMIFSFISFTVIFTIFGVIIFSQVKSTLFTKTDEELLAFKEKVSDDLPNEEARPPRFEDDDGPQNPNDRKGPNNPNPRIMMLHWNNEGEIVNQNEIGTTIYESYFQEYELDKENVNVITNMTINDLYNFRSIVFEDQTEGDDVEYVQLLINTDPEQTILANFGNLIIICSSIFIILSISASYILSKRMMKPIIKSWNKQAEFVENASHELRTPLTIIQNKLELLLTAPHEKIMNKFENIALSLSETRRLSKLTSDLLTLARADSAESQLNKHSVSIDNFIKKVCNPYMDIAESQEKHVWLKLNSKIEIEADEQRLHQLLVILLDNALKYTSERDSIGVKTYNEDHKVVIEVTDTGIGIDKQNMKYIFDRFYREDRARSRETGGSGLGLSIAQWIVTQHNGTISVSENQHNGTTFIVKLPKK
- a CDS encoding response regulator transcription factor — its product is MKLLIIEDDHYLSQTIKETTQEMFETEQAFDGEEGLFFAEQNIFDCIILDIMMPNMNGYEVLQELRKKQITTPVIILTAKDAIDDKIKGFKVGADDYLVKPFHREELLLRLEAIVRRSGGDLKENVISFKELKINLKYKTASIGEELVKLNGKQFDLLEYFINNKNTILTKEQIFDRIWGFESDTSTTVVEVYASNLRKTLKKYNYDQYIKTFRGLGYMLSDSGDDLG
- a CDS encoding spore coat protein, which gives rise to MLAKPYKWAKLNSKSCQSTNNDSYQEVLDVNNFFVEDDKTGSQGSNQINETEQISSEAIIIRDSCEIEVSSTDTQVAASLQVAIQAAIALVVNLTIADSDQAEKITHQLLQEADIKQLNKQNLVIKNSRNVNITTTDTDVAVSLQALLQVLVALVADIDIL
- a CDS encoding DUF4956 domain-containing protein — encoded protein: MENLNFNDIFKSSILEKTSSFSVVDSLIGLLVAFAVGLFIYWVYKKTFSGVIYSHTFNISLIVMSMATALIIMGISSNVLLSLGMVGALSIVRFRTPIKDPMDIVYIFWAIVAGILCGAGFIPLVIIGSILIGAVLLIFVNKIKIENPYLLIVKYNDISIENSIEHVVAESSQKHTIKSKSVMPGDDFEITYEIRVKESDLGFINNISDMESVKSAVMLSYDGNFTA
- a CDS encoding polyphosphate polymerase domain-containing protein, producing MKAMNLNGTKGRRELKHEMTQMECYLLRNKLKHYMEVDPHANRDGKYLIRSVYFDNFENKVLNQKKEGYYERDKFRVRLYDFNISYLNLEKKSKRNNLTFKQKCRITAEEYEQIRFGDISWMEHDSRSLIQELYHQMNLFQLKPVTVVDYEREVFIYKHGNVRITFDSSIRTSFRNNDVLNPDLAMIDTNPDIVVLEVKFDEYLPSMIKHLLQVSNLRAGAYSKYQICRMYG